The stretch of DNA GGATATCTGCACGGCCGGCGGGTGATCCGGCCCGACGAGTGGTACTTCGACTGCCACTTCCACCGTGACCCGGTGATGCCCGGCTCCCTCGGTGTGGAGGCGGTGCTGCAGGCGCTGCGCCTCTTCGTGATCGAGGAGGGGCTCGCCGACGGCTACGCGCGGCCCCGTTTCGCGATGGCCACCGATGTCGAGATGAGCTGGAAGTACCGCGGCCAGATCCTGTGCCACGACGGCGAGATGAGCTTCGACGCGCACGTCAAGGAGGTCCGCCGGGAGGACGGGCGGCTCCTGGTGATCGCCGACGCCGAGCTGTGGAAGCCGGGCCTGCGCATCTACGAGCTCATCGACGTCGCCATCGAGGTCCGCCCGGACACCGATGCCGCCCACGTCTGACGGACGCCCCGCGCACCCGGCCCAAGGAGCAACGCACGTCATGCAATCCCACGAGACCCCCTACCGCTGGCACGGGGAGCGGTTCCCGAGCACCGACCCGGCAGGCATCTACGCCGCGCTTGCCGACCTCGACAACCCCTGCCACCTGACGGTCACGCCACAGGGCATCGGCGCCGTCTCCGGCGGCGCCGTCACGGTCGGCGACACCGCCCATGGCGGACTGCCGCTGCTCGCCTCCGTCGAGGCGCTGCCGCCGCGCCGCCTCGGCTCGGCCGCCTTCCGCACCGCGCACGGCGTCAACCTGCCGTACATGACAGGGGCGATGGCGGGCGGCATCTCCTCCGCGGACATGGTGATCGCCTTGGCCCGCGAGGGCTTCCTCGGCTCGTTCGGCGCGGCGGGCCTGCTGCCGTCCACCATCGAAAAAGCCCTGGTGCGCTTCGCGGCCGAGATCCCCGGCCTGCCGTACGCCGTCAACCTCATCCACAGCCCCAGCGAGGAGCGCCTGGAAAAGCAAGCCGTGGAGCTGTTCCTGCGCCACGGGGTGCGCTGCGTCGAGGCGTCCGCGTATATGAACCTGACGCCGCATGTGGTGCGCTACCGTCTCGCGGGCCTGCGCCGCGGCCCCGACGGCCAGGTCATCGCCGAGAACCGCCTGATCGCCAAGGTCTCCCGGCCGGAGACCGCCGAGCGGTTCATGCGGCCCGCCCCGGCCGCGATCGCCGCCCGGCTGCGCGAGCAGGGACTGATCACCGCCGAACAGAGCGAACTGGCCCACCTGGTGCCTCTCGCCGCCGACATCACCGTCGAGGCCGACTCCGGCGGCCACACCGACCGCCGCCCGCTGCCCGCGCTGCTGCCGCCGATCCTGCGCCTTCGCGACACCGTGCAGCGCGAGCACCGCTACCCGGAACCGATCCGGGTCGGCGCCGCGGGCGGCCTGGGCACCCCGGTCGCGGTCGCCGCCGCCTTCGCGATGGGCGCCGCGTACGCGGTGACGGGCTCGGTCAACCAGGCGTGCCTGGAGTCCGGCACGTCCCCGGAGGCGCGTGCGCTGCTCGCCGGGGCGGACATCGCCGACTGCGACATGGCCCCGGCCG from Streptomyces asiaticus encodes:
- a CDS encoding PfaD family polyunsaturated fatty acid/polyketide biosynthesis protein, with translation MQSHETPYRWHGERFPSTDPAGIYAALADLDNPCHLTVTPQGIGAVSGGAVTVGDTAHGGLPLLASVEALPPRRLGSAAFRTAHGVNLPYMTGAMAGGISSADMVIALAREGFLGSFGAAGLLPSTIEKALVRFAAEIPGLPYAVNLIHSPSEERLEKQAVELFLRHGVRCVEASAYMNLTPHVVRYRLAGLRRGPDGQVIAENRLIAKVSRPETAERFMRPAPAAIAARLREQGLITAEQSELAHLVPLAADITVEADSGGHTDRRPLPALLPPILRLRDTVQREHRYPEPIRVGAAGGLGTPVAVAAAFAMGAAYAVTGSVNQACLESGTSPEARALLAGADIADCDMAPAADMFEIGVELQVLKKGTLFPMRARRLYELYTAYDGLAALPAEDREKLERQIFRRRLDDVWQDCVAYFEHRDPEQLRRAEGSPRRQMALVFRWYLGMASRWAAIGEPDRVMDYQIWCGPAMGSFNDWVTGSYLKNPSNRRVADIAHHLMRGAAFHTRLARLRTAGAHIPAAAAHYLPVPLDTSVTGPSAAPR